One genomic region from Myripristis murdjan chromosome 7, fMyrMur1.1, whole genome shotgun sequence encodes:
- the rbp7a gene encoding retinoid-binding protein 7a has product MPSSLCGTWDMVSNVNLEGYMITLGISCYLRKIAQKLKQRKVIEQQGDLYIIKTISTFRNYVFSFKVGQEFEEFTQGLDNRHVKSLVTWEGNKLVCQQIGEKKNRGWTHWIEEDKLHLELYCEGQVCKQVFKKNVNE; this is encoded by the exons atgCCATCTAGCCTCTGTGGTACCTGGGACATGGTCAGCAATGTCAACTTAGAGGGCTACATGATTACACTGG GTATCAGTTGTTACTTGCGAAAAATCGCTCAAAAGCTGAAGCAGAGGAAAGTGATTGAGCAGCAGGGCGATCTGTACATCATCAAAACCATCAGCACCTTCAGGAACTATGTCTTTTCCTTCAAAGTTGGTCAAGAGTTTGAGGAGTTTACCCAGGGACTGGACAACAGGCATGTCAAG TCGCTGGTGACATGGGAGGGGAATAAGTTGGTGTGTCAGCAGATTGGAGAGAAGAAGAACCGTGGCTGGACTCACTGGATTGAAGAGGATAAGCTGCATCTA GAGCTCTATTGCGAAGGACAAGTCTGCAAGCAGGTTTTTAAGAAGAACGTCAATGAGtga
- the ube4b gene encoding ubiquitin conjugation factor E4 B isoform X2 has product MEELSADEIRRRRLARLAGGQTSQPSTPLSTPLTSPQRETPPGPLPGPSGITPQPLPPAASQSLGLNVHSGTPATSPMGTSGVAYGSQSSEGVSSLSSSPSNSLETQSQSLSRSQSMDIDTASCEKSMSQVDVDSGIENMEVEDGDRREKRNLAEKETSANSDVSEEQALQLICKILRVSWKEQDRDVIYLPSLATEFHQNPKDVYSDFKDLISQILMEVLMMSTQSRVHNPFASLTSTSQPIAAAKSPDHRLTLVQPSSQGSSPLAPSAGSFGASSLSSLYGCSPHPTTLNAARMTSPSFPTPTTPSTPSTPSTPQLIVPPSPPTTTTAPRFSLNPPSAPLPISQRYRPYSVTSPWGGSTSPNPGRRGPNLSGPFPSPGGPSAPPNTPVPLPPPSPQSHSLTSPRPRPRTTSTPLPMVPPSPRSNARQATFAAGIPPSRYLFSHVYDCVSSCFLTSFLSPHSCAPPSNLPLPPPPSFPCHASPLSLLFFALSDMSQDSSDEESEEEEDFTRVQFGSSLGASGGGMSCDSASDRFTIEACKETEMLNYLIERFDSVGMEERKAPKMCSHPSVSQLLSNIRSQCISHAALVLQGTLTQPRSPLQQSLLVPYMLCRNLPYGFIQELVRITHQEEEVFRQIFIPILHGLALAVKECSFDSDNFKFPLMALAELCEIKFGKTHPMCNLITSLPLWCPKPLSPGCGREVQRLSYLGAFFSLSVFAEDDTKVGDKYFSGPAITMENTRVVSQSLQHYLESARGDLFKVLHNILLNGETRELALNYMAALVNCNVKKAQMQTDDKLVSTDGFMLNFLWVLQQLSMKIKLETVDPYYIFHPRCRIVVSPEETRLKATMEELKSWLAELHEDPNKFSEPKFPTECFFLTLHTHHLSILPGCRRYIRRLRAIRELNRTVEELKNSESQWKDSPLASRHREMLKRCKTQLKKLVRAKACADAGLLDENLLRRCLQFYSTVIQLILRMVDPAYPHITLPLNPEIPKSFAALPEFYIEDVAEFLLFVVQYSPQVLYEPCVQDIVTFLVVFICSQNYIRNPYLIAKLVEVLFVTNPAVQPRTQRFSEMMENHPLSVKQLVPALMKFYTDVEHTGATSEFYDKFTIRYHISTIFKSLWQNIGHHGTFLEEFNSGKQFVRYINMLINDTTFLLDESLESLKRIHEVQEEMKNKEQWEQLPREQQQSRQSQLTQDERVSRSYLALATETVDMFHILTKQVQKPFLRPELGPRLAAMLNFNLQQLCGPKCRDLKVENPEKYGFEPKKLLDQLTDIYLQLDCARFAKAIADDQRSYSRELFEEVISKMRKAGIKSTIAIEKFKLLSEKVEEIVAKNSQSEMDYSDAPDEFKDPLMDTLMTDPVILPSGNIMDRSIILRHLLNSPTDPFNRQPLTESMLESVPELKERIQAWMREKQGGRLV; this is encoded by the exons ATGGAGGAGTTGAGCGCCGACGag ATTCGCAGAAGGCGACTGGCTCGACTGGCGGGAGGACAGACGTCACAGCCCAGCACCCCTCTCAGCACTCCCCTGACATCCCCGCAGAGAGAGACTCCACCTGGACCCCTCCCTGGACCATCAGGCATCACACCCCAGCCCCTGCCACCAGCCGCCTCTCAGTCACTGGGGCTCAATGTTCATAGTGGTACCCCCGCCACGTCCCCAATGGGCACCTCTG GTGTGGCATATGGCAGTCAGAGCAGTGAGGGTGTGAGCTCCCTCTCCAGCTCTCCCTCCAACAGCCTTGAGACTCAGTCCCAGAGTTTGTCCCGATCCCAGAGCATGGATATTGACACCGCCTCCTGTGAAAAGAG CATGTCCCAGGTGGATGTGGACTCAGGGATAGAGAACATGGAGGTGGAGGACGGCGATCGCAGGGAGAAGAGGAACTTGGCTGAAAAG GAAACCTCTGCCAACTCAGATGTCTCTGAAGAGCAGGCTCTGCAGCTCATCTGTAAGATCCTCCGTGTATCCTGGAAGGAGCAGGACAGAGATGTCATCTATCTCCCCTCGCTGGCCACAGAATTCCACCAGAACCCTAAAGACG TATACTCTGACTTCAAAGACCTGATTAGCCAGATCCTGATGGAGGTATTAATGATGTCCACCCAGTCGCGTGTTCACAACCCCTTCGCCAGCTTGACCTCCACCTCTCAGCCAATTGCAGCTGCCAAATCCCCCGACCACCGTCTGACGCTGGTGCAGCCCTCCAGCCAGGGTAGCAGCCCACTGGCTCCCAGTGCAGGATCCTTTGGAGCCAGCTCTCTGTCCAG TCTGTATGGGTGCAGTCCACACCCGACGACTTTGAATGCAGCCAGGATGACTTCCCCATCTTTCCCAACCCCAACCACACCCTCCACACCATCTACTCCCTCTACACCACAGTTAATTGTGCCCCCCagcccacccaccaccaccactgctcCAAGGTTCTCCCTCAACCCCCCATCTGCTCCCTTACCCATCTCCCAGCGCTACCGGCCCTACTCTGTCACCTCCCCCTGGGGGGGTTCCACCTCACCTAACCCAGGCCGCAGAGGACCTAATCTCTCTGGGCCTTTTCCGAGCCCTGGAGGGCCTTCCGCACCCCCCAACACCCCAGTCCCTCTGCCACCACCCAGCCCACAGTCCCACTCCCTTACTTCACCCAGGCCTCGCCCCCGCACCACTTCCACACCCCTTCCTATGGTGCCCCCTTCGCCCAGATCAAACGCCCGACAAGCTACCTTTGCTGCCGGGATCCCACCGTCTAGGTACCTCTTCAGCcatgtgtatgactgtgtg TCTTCATGTTTTCTCACCTCCTTTCTGTCTCCCCATTCTTGCGCACCCCCCTCcaatcttcctctccctcctcccccgtcTTTTCCTTGTCATGCCAGCCCCCTGTCGCTCCTATTCTTTGCCCTCTCTGACATGTCTCAGGACAGCAGTGATGAagagtctgaggaggaggaggattttacACGTGTTCAGTTTGGGTCCAG tctgggTGCATCTGGAGGAGGGATGTCCTGCGATTCAGCTAGCGACCGCTTCACTATTGAAGCTTGCAAAGAGACGGAGATGCTGAACTACCTCATCGAGCGTTTTGACAGTGTTGGCATGGAAGAGAGGAAGGCTCCCAAG atGTGCAGCCACCCAAGTGTCAGCCAGCTCCTCAGCAACATTCGCTCTCAATGTATTTCCCATGCTGCCCTGGTCCTGCAAGGCACCCTCACCCAGCCTAG GAGCCCCCTTCAGCAGTCTCTGCTGGTACCTTATATGCTGTGCCGGAACCTTCCATATGGCTTCATCCAGGAACTGGTGCGCATTACCCACCAGGAGGAAGAGGTCTTCAGACAG ATCTTCATTCCCATCCTTCATGGGCTGGCTCTGGCAGTGAAAGAGTGTTCCTTTGACAGTGACAACTTTAAATTCCCCCTCATG GCATTAGCTGAACTCTGTGAAATCAAATTTGGAAAGACTCACCCAATGTGCAATTTG ATAACGTCGCTGCCCCTGTGGTGTCCCAAACCTCTGAGCCCTGGCTGTGGTAGAGAGGTGCAGAGACTGTCCTACCTGGGAGCCTTCTTCAGCCTGTCTGTTTTCGCTGAGGATGAT ACCAAGGTAGGAGACAAGTATTTCTCGGGCCCAGCCATCACCATGGAGAACACTCGCGTGGTCAGCCAATCCCTACAACACTACCTGGAGTCGGCCAGG GGTGACCTGTTCAAAGTCCTTCATAACATCTTGCTGAATGGAGAAACACGCGAGTTAGCTCTCAACTACATGGCAGCTTTAGTCAACTGCAATGTGAAGAAAGCCCAGATGCAG ACCGACGATAAACTGGTGTCGACAGACGGCTTCATGCTGAACTTCCTATGGGTGCTGCAACAGCTGAGCATGAAGATCAAGCTGGAGACAGTGGACCCCTACTACATTTTCCACCCACGCTGTCGCATTGTTGTCAGTCCAGAGGAGACCCGCCTCAAGGCCACCATGGAGGAGCTCAAAAGCTGGCTGGCAGAGCTGC ATGAAGACCCCAACAAATTCTCAGAGCCCAAATTCCCCACTGAGTGTTTCTTCCTGACACTGCACACCCACCACCTGTCCATCCTGCCAGGCTGCAGGCGCTATATCCGCAGGTTGCGGGCCATCCGAGAGCTCAACAG GACTGTGGAAGAGCTGAAGAACAGTGAAAGCCAATGGAAAGACTCTCCCCTGGCCAGTCGACACAGAGAGATGCTGAAACGATGCAAAACCCAGCTCAAG AAACTGGTGCGGGCAAAAGCTTGTGCTGATGCGGGCCTTCTGGACGAAAACCTGCTCCGCAGATGTCTGCAGTTCTACAGCACTGTAATCCAGCTCATTCTTCGCATGGTGGACCCTGCCTACCCGCA CATTACCCTGCCACTGAACCCAGAGATTCCCAAAAGCTTTGCTGCTCTGCCTGAGTTCTACATTGAGGACGTGGCTGAGtttctgctttttgttgtgCA GTATTCTCCCCAGGTGTTATATGAGCCGTGTGTGCAGGATATCGTCACCTTCCTGGTGGTGTTCATCTGCAGCCAGAACTACATCAGGAACCCCTACCTTATCGCCAAACTGGTGGAGGTGCTGTTCGTCACCAACCCGGCCGTACAGCCACGCACACAGCGGTTTTCTGAAATGATGGAGAACCACCCATTATCTGTGAAGCAGCTAGTCCCGGCTCTTATGAAGTTCTACACTG ATGTGGAGCACACTGGCGCCACCAGTGAGTTCTATGATAAGTTCACTATCCGGTACCACATCAGCACCATCTTCAAGAGTCTCTGGCAGAACATTGGCCACCACGGCACCTtcctggaggagttcaa CTCTGGGAAGCAGTTTGTTCGCTACATCAACATGCTGATCAATGACACCACCTTCCTATTAGACGAAAGCCTGGAGTCCCTGAAGCGCATCCACGAGGTTCAGGAAGAGATGAAGAATAAGGAGCAGTGGGAACAGCTGCCAAGA gagcagcagcagagccgcCAGTCCCAGCTGACTCAGGATGAGCGGGTGTCACGCTCCTACCTGGCTCTGGCCACAGAGACAGTTGACATGTTCCACATCCTCACCAAACAGGTCCAGAAGCCTTTCCTCAGACCT GAGCTTGGGCCTCGTCTTGCAGCCATGCTGAACTTTAACCTCCAGCAGCTTTGTGGGCCAAAGTGTCGGGATCTGAAGGTGGAGAACCCTGAGAAATACGGGTTTGAGCCCAAGAAGCTCCTAGACCAGCTGACTGACATCTACCTGCAGCTCGACTGTGCCCGCTTTGCTAAAGCAATTGCAGATGACCAG CGGTCGTACAGCCGAGAGCTGTTCGAGGAGGTGATCTCCAAGATGAGAAAGGCTGGTATCAAGTCCACCATTGCCATTGAAAAATTCAAGCTGCTATCAGAGAAGGTGGAGGAGATAGTCGCCAAAAACTCTCAGTCTGAAATGGACTACAGTGATGCGCCTGATGAgttcaaag ATCCTCTGATGGACACACTGATGACTGACCCTGTGATACTGCCCTCGGGGAACATCATGGACCGTTCCATCATCCTGCGCCACCTGCTCAACTCCCCTACTGACCCCTTCAACAGACAGCCACTCACAGAGAGCATGCTGGAGTCAG TCCCTGAGCTGAAGGAGAGGATCCAGGCGtggatgagagagaaacagggaggaaGACTTGTGTAA
- the ube4b gene encoding ubiquitin conjugation factor E4 B isoform X1, whose product MEELSADEIRRRRLARLAGGQTSQPSTPLSTPLTSPQRETPPGPLPGPSGITPQPLPPAASQSLGLNVHSGTPATSPMGTSGVAYGSQSSEGVSSLSSSPSNSLETQSQSLSRSQSMDIDTASCEKSMSQVDVDSGIENMEVEDGDRREKRNLAEKETSANSDVSEEQALQLICKILRVSWKEQDRDVIYLPSLATEFHQNPKDVYSDFKDLISQILMEVLMMSTQSRVHNPFASLTSTSQPIAAAKSPDHRLTLVQPSSQGSSPLAPSAGSFGASSLSSLGASGGGMSCDSASDRFTIEACKETEMLNYLIERFDSVGMEERKAPKMCSHPSVSQLLSNIRSQCISHAALVLQGTLTQPRSPLQQSLLVPYMLCRNLPYGFIQELVRITHQEEEVFRQIFIPILHGLALAVKECSFDSDNFKFPLMALAELCEIKFGKTHPMCNLITSLPLWCPKPLSPGCGREVQRLSYLGAFFSLSVFAEDDTKVGDKYFSGPAITMENTRVVSQSLQHYLESARGDLFKVLHNILLNGETRELALNYMAALVNCNVKKAQMQTDDKLVSTDGFMLNFLWVLQQLSMKIKLETVDPYYIFHPRCRIVVSPEETRLKATMEELKSWLAELHEDPNKFSEPKFPTECFFLTLHTHHLSILPGCRRYIRRLRAIRELNRTVEELKNSESQWKDSPLASRHREMLKRCKTQLKKLVRAKACADAGLLDENLLRRCLQFYSTVIQLILRMVDPAYPHITLPLNPEIPKSFAALPEFYIEDVAEFLLFVVQYSPQVLYEPCVQDIVTFLVVFICSQNYIRNPYLIAKLVEVLFVTNPAVQPRTQRFSEMMENHPLSVKQLVPALMKFYTDVEHTGATSEFYDKFTIRYHISTIFKSLWQNIGHHGTFLEEFNSGKQFVRYINMLINDTTFLLDESLESLKRIHEVQEEMKNKEQWEQLPREQQQSRQSQLTQDERVSRSYLALATETVDMFHILTKQVQKPFLRPELGPRLAAMLNFNLQQLCGPKCRDLKVENPEKYGFEPKKLLDQLTDIYLQLDCARFAKAIADDQRSYSRELFEEVISKMRKAGIKSTIAIEKFKLLSEKVEEIVAKNSQSEMDYSDAPDEFKDPLMDTLMTDPVILPSGNIMDRSIILRHLLNSPTDPFNRQPLTESMLESVPELKERIQAWMREKQGGRLV is encoded by the exons ATGGAGGAGTTGAGCGCCGACGag ATTCGCAGAAGGCGACTGGCTCGACTGGCGGGAGGACAGACGTCACAGCCCAGCACCCCTCTCAGCACTCCCCTGACATCCCCGCAGAGAGAGACTCCACCTGGACCCCTCCCTGGACCATCAGGCATCACACCCCAGCCCCTGCCACCAGCCGCCTCTCAGTCACTGGGGCTCAATGTTCATAGTGGTACCCCCGCCACGTCCCCAATGGGCACCTCTG GTGTGGCATATGGCAGTCAGAGCAGTGAGGGTGTGAGCTCCCTCTCCAGCTCTCCCTCCAACAGCCTTGAGACTCAGTCCCAGAGTTTGTCCCGATCCCAGAGCATGGATATTGACACCGCCTCCTGTGAAAAGAG CATGTCCCAGGTGGATGTGGACTCAGGGATAGAGAACATGGAGGTGGAGGACGGCGATCGCAGGGAGAAGAGGAACTTGGCTGAAAAG GAAACCTCTGCCAACTCAGATGTCTCTGAAGAGCAGGCTCTGCAGCTCATCTGTAAGATCCTCCGTGTATCCTGGAAGGAGCAGGACAGAGATGTCATCTATCTCCCCTCGCTGGCCACAGAATTCCACCAGAACCCTAAAGACG TATACTCTGACTTCAAAGACCTGATTAGCCAGATCCTGATGGAGGTATTAATGATGTCCACCCAGTCGCGTGTTCACAACCCCTTCGCCAGCTTGACCTCCACCTCTCAGCCAATTGCAGCTGCCAAATCCCCCGACCACCGTCTGACGCTGGTGCAGCCCTCCAGCCAGGGTAGCAGCCCACTGGCTCCCAGTGCAGGATCCTTTGGAGCCAGCTCTCTGTCCAG tctgggTGCATCTGGAGGAGGGATGTCCTGCGATTCAGCTAGCGACCGCTTCACTATTGAAGCTTGCAAAGAGACGGAGATGCTGAACTACCTCATCGAGCGTTTTGACAGTGTTGGCATGGAAGAGAGGAAGGCTCCCAAG atGTGCAGCCACCCAAGTGTCAGCCAGCTCCTCAGCAACATTCGCTCTCAATGTATTTCCCATGCTGCCCTGGTCCTGCAAGGCACCCTCACCCAGCCTAG GAGCCCCCTTCAGCAGTCTCTGCTGGTACCTTATATGCTGTGCCGGAACCTTCCATATGGCTTCATCCAGGAACTGGTGCGCATTACCCACCAGGAGGAAGAGGTCTTCAGACAG ATCTTCATTCCCATCCTTCATGGGCTGGCTCTGGCAGTGAAAGAGTGTTCCTTTGACAGTGACAACTTTAAATTCCCCCTCATG GCATTAGCTGAACTCTGTGAAATCAAATTTGGAAAGACTCACCCAATGTGCAATTTG ATAACGTCGCTGCCCCTGTGGTGTCCCAAACCTCTGAGCCCTGGCTGTGGTAGAGAGGTGCAGAGACTGTCCTACCTGGGAGCCTTCTTCAGCCTGTCTGTTTTCGCTGAGGATGAT ACCAAGGTAGGAGACAAGTATTTCTCGGGCCCAGCCATCACCATGGAGAACACTCGCGTGGTCAGCCAATCCCTACAACACTACCTGGAGTCGGCCAGG GGTGACCTGTTCAAAGTCCTTCATAACATCTTGCTGAATGGAGAAACACGCGAGTTAGCTCTCAACTACATGGCAGCTTTAGTCAACTGCAATGTGAAGAAAGCCCAGATGCAG ACCGACGATAAACTGGTGTCGACAGACGGCTTCATGCTGAACTTCCTATGGGTGCTGCAACAGCTGAGCATGAAGATCAAGCTGGAGACAGTGGACCCCTACTACATTTTCCACCCACGCTGTCGCATTGTTGTCAGTCCAGAGGAGACCCGCCTCAAGGCCACCATGGAGGAGCTCAAAAGCTGGCTGGCAGAGCTGC ATGAAGACCCCAACAAATTCTCAGAGCCCAAATTCCCCACTGAGTGTTTCTTCCTGACACTGCACACCCACCACCTGTCCATCCTGCCAGGCTGCAGGCGCTATATCCGCAGGTTGCGGGCCATCCGAGAGCTCAACAG GACTGTGGAAGAGCTGAAGAACAGTGAAAGCCAATGGAAAGACTCTCCCCTGGCCAGTCGACACAGAGAGATGCTGAAACGATGCAAAACCCAGCTCAAG AAACTGGTGCGGGCAAAAGCTTGTGCTGATGCGGGCCTTCTGGACGAAAACCTGCTCCGCAGATGTCTGCAGTTCTACAGCACTGTAATCCAGCTCATTCTTCGCATGGTGGACCCTGCCTACCCGCA CATTACCCTGCCACTGAACCCAGAGATTCCCAAAAGCTTTGCTGCTCTGCCTGAGTTCTACATTGAGGACGTGGCTGAGtttctgctttttgttgtgCA GTATTCTCCCCAGGTGTTATATGAGCCGTGTGTGCAGGATATCGTCACCTTCCTGGTGGTGTTCATCTGCAGCCAGAACTACATCAGGAACCCCTACCTTATCGCCAAACTGGTGGAGGTGCTGTTCGTCACCAACCCGGCCGTACAGCCACGCACACAGCGGTTTTCTGAAATGATGGAGAACCACCCATTATCTGTGAAGCAGCTAGTCCCGGCTCTTATGAAGTTCTACACTG ATGTGGAGCACACTGGCGCCACCAGTGAGTTCTATGATAAGTTCACTATCCGGTACCACATCAGCACCATCTTCAAGAGTCTCTGGCAGAACATTGGCCACCACGGCACCTtcctggaggagttcaa CTCTGGGAAGCAGTTTGTTCGCTACATCAACATGCTGATCAATGACACCACCTTCCTATTAGACGAAAGCCTGGAGTCCCTGAAGCGCATCCACGAGGTTCAGGAAGAGATGAAGAATAAGGAGCAGTGGGAACAGCTGCCAAGA gagcagcagcagagccgcCAGTCCCAGCTGACTCAGGATGAGCGGGTGTCACGCTCCTACCTGGCTCTGGCCACAGAGACAGTTGACATGTTCCACATCCTCACCAAACAGGTCCAGAAGCCTTTCCTCAGACCT GAGCTTGGGCCTCGTCTTGCAGCCATGCTGAACTTTAACCTCCAGCAGCTTTGTGGGCCAAAGTGTCGGGATCTGAAGGTGGAGAACCCTGAGAAATACGGGTTTGAGCCCAAGAAGCTCCTAGACCAGCTGACTGACATCTACCTGCAGCTCGACTGTGCCCGCTTTGCTAAAGCAATTGCAGATGACCAG CGGTCGTACAGCCGAGAGCTGTTCGAGGAGGTGATCTCCAAGATGAGAAAGGCTGGTATCAAGTCCACCATTGCCATTGAAAAATTCAAGCTGCTATCAGAGAAGGTGGAGGAGATAGTCGCCAAAAACTCTCAGTCTGAAATGGACTACAGTGATGCGCCTGATGAgttcaaag ATCCTCTGATGGACACACTGATGACTGACCCTGTGATACTGCCCTCGGGGAACATCATGGACCGTTCCATCATCCTGCGCCACCTGCTCAACTCCCCTACTGACCCCTTCAACAGACAGCCACTCACAGAGAGCATGCTGGAGTCAG TCCCTGAGCTGAAGGAGAGGATCCAGGCGtggatgagagagaaacagggaggaaGACTTGTGTAA